The genomic stretch CCGCGACCATGATTGCGACCAAGAGCACGCCGATCTCGCGCAGCACCAGCACGCCGAGCATGTCGACGACAAAGATGTCGGCGCCGAATTTGCGGAAATGGAAGATGCCCTGCTGCGAGATGATGCAGCCGATCAGGAACGTGATCAGCACCACGATCGGCACCGCGCGCCAGCACACCTGCTCCATGTGATGCACGGTCGAGGTCAGGCGGAAGCCGCGGGGGTGGATGATCACGCGGCCGGTCGCGGCGAGCACCGCGCCGAGCATGTCGATCAATCCGACCAGGGTCCCGCCGATACCGGCGACGCTGCGGCCGATCTGCTCCAGCATGCCGGATATCGTCACCGCGCTGGTTTCGACGACGGGGCCGGCTTTCACCCGGCGCACCTCGTCGACCAGGCTCGAATAATTGGCCGAAAGCCCGGCGATCTTTGCCTCGACGCCGCTCTGGCTCAGGCTGCGGCGCAGCCGCTCGATCAGCCAGGCGCCAAACGTATCGAGTTTCGAGACCTGCGAGACGTCGATGAAGATATTGGGCCGGCTGCCGACGAGCTTTTCAGCGTCGGCCACCATCTGCTCCAGCAGCGGAGCAAAGCGAGCCGTCCACGAACCTGCCGCACACAGCGCCAGTCCGTTGCCCTGGGCTATCCGCTCCAGTGTCGGGTCGCCGTTCAAAATGCTCACCCCTCGGCCGGGCCGCAGTCAATCGAAAAGGAATGATTCGGCACGCCGCATTGCCTTGTAGAATCCGTCATTAACCAGCCATAGTTGGTTGCACCTAGCAAGCTTGTGGTTCAGAAAATTGCCAGATTTTAAAATGACTTCCAGCAAATCCCGCCAGCTTGCCGCCCGGATCGAACGCTGGCCGATCGCGGGCGCCTTCACCATCAGCCGGGGCGCCAAGACCGAGGCCGTGACGGTGGTGGCCGAAGTCAGCCACGGCGGCCTGACCGGGCGCGGCGAATGCGTACCCTATCCCCGCTACGGCGAGACCCCGGAGGCGACCCTGGCCGCCCTCCAGGCGATGCGGGAACCGCTTTTGGCAGGCCTCGACCGCAAAGGGCTGCAGTCCGCGATGCAAGCGGGCGCCGCCCGCAACGCGCTGGATTGCGCGCTGTTCGACCTCGAGGCCAAAGGTAGGGGGGAGCGGGCCTGGCGCCTGCTCCGCCGCGCGGCGCCGCGGCCCTGCACCACGGCCTATACCATTTCGCTGGGAACGCCGGAGGCGATGGCCGCCGCAACCGCCAAAGCGGCGCGCCGGCCGCTGCTCAAGATCAAGCTCGGGGGCGATGGCGACGGGGTGCGGATCGCCGCGGTACGCAAGGCCGCGCCCGAATCCGAACTGATCGTGGACGCCAACGAGGCGTGGACACCGGACAATCTCGAGCGGAACCTGGCCGCCTGCGCCGCGGTCGGCGTGACCTTGGTTGAGCAGCCCTTGCCGGCGGGAAAGGATGAGGCGCTGGCGCGCATCAGGCGGCCGCTCGCCGTCTGCGCCGACGAGAGCGTGCATGACCGCGCTTCGCTTGAGGGCCTTCGCGAGCGTTATGACGCCGTCAACATCAAGCTCGACAAGACCGGCGGGCTGACGGAGGCACTGGCGATGGCGGACGCCGCGCGTGCACTCGGCTTTGAAATCATGGTCGGCTGCATGGTCGCGACCTCGCTTGC from Bradyrhizobium sp. Ash2021 encodes the following:
- a CDS encoding MlaE family lipid ABC transporter permease subunit: MNGDPTLERIAQGNGLALCAAGSWTARFAPLLEQMVADAEKLVGSRPNIFIDVSQVSKLDTFGAWLIERLRRSLSQSGVEAKIAGLSANYSSLVDEVRRVKAGPVVETSAVTISGMLEQIGRSVAGIGGTLVGLIDMLGAVLAATGRVIIHPRGFRLTSTVHHMEQVCWRAVPIVVLITFLIGCIISQQGIFHFRKFGADIFVVDMLGVLVLREIGVLLVAIMVAGRSGSAYTAELGSMKMREEIDALRTMGFDPIEVLILPRMLALVLALPILAFLGAMAALYGGGLVAWLYGGVDPEAFLLRLRDAISIDHFIVGIIKAPVMAAVIGIVACVEGLAVQGSAESLGQHTTSSVVKGIFFVIVMDGVFAIFFASIGM
- the dgcA gene encoding N-acetyl-D-Glu racemase DgcA; translation: MTSSKSRQLAARIERWPIAGAFTISRGAKTEAVTVVAEVSHGGLTGRGECVPYPRYGETPEATLAALQAMREPLLAGLDRKGLQSAMQAGAARNALDCALFDLEAKGRGERAWRLLRRAAPRPCTTAYTISLGTPEAMAAATAKAARRPLLKIKLGGDGDGVRIAAVRKAAPESELIVDANEAWTPDNLERNLAACAAVGVTLVEQPLPAGKDEALARIRRPLAVCADESVHDRASLEGLRERYDAVNIKLDKTGGLTEALAMADAARALGFEIMVGCMVATSLAMAPAMLLTPQARFVDLDGPLLLAHDRDGGLRYDGSLVHPPEASLWG